A segment of the uncultured Desulfobulbus sp. genome:
CCATGATGCGGCGTCCACCCAAGGCTTCCTCACCAGCCCCTCGTAAGCAGGCTGCCCTGCCTCCGGTGAAGCGAGAATCCAAAGTAAAAAAGGTCGCCCCCTCTGGAGGACTTGATCTGGATATGGGCAGTGACAGCGACAAGCTGGATGAACAATTCGAGCGTTTTTAACCTTGGCCAGCGTTCCCATATGGAGCGATAATCTCCATATGGGAACATTCAATCGGGAGTAAGCCATGAACGCTGTTCTCAGTCCCCGTGATTTTCAGCAACTCAGTTCCCTGATCTATACGGAATTGGGAATCAAGATGCCCGATTCAAAAAACACCATGCTCACCGGCAGACTGGGAAAACGGTTACGGGCGCTGGGGATAGACAGTTTTAGCAAATACTGCGAATTTCTTTTCAGCCCCAAAGGACTGGAAGAAGAGATGGTGCACCTGATCAACGCGGTCACCACCAATAAAACAGACTTTTTTCGAGAACCGACCCATTTTGAGTATCTTACCTCCACCGCCTTGGGGGCACTTCAGCAGACTAAACGCTTCAACTCCCATAAACCGTTGCGTATCTGGAGCGCCGGCTGCTCAACCGGTGAAGAGCCCTACACCCTGGCTATGGTCCTCTCGGATGTTCAGGAAAGGACTCCGGGGTTTCGTTTTCAGATCCTGGCCACGGATATCTCCACCCGGGTGTTGCAGGTGGCCAAGCGGGCAGTCTATCCGATGGAACGCATCCAGCCGGTTTCCAACCTCCACCGCAAGAAATACCTTTTAAAGAGTAGGGAGGCTAGAAACCCGGAAATTCGCATCGCCCCGGAAATCAGGCGGCTGATCCGTTTTGGTCGGCTCAACTTCATGGATGAGGACTTTGGTCTGCCAGAAATGGTGGATATCATTTTCTGCCGTAACGTCATCATCTATTTTGACAACGAAACCCAGGAAAAGCTGATGCGTAAGTTCAGCCGTCACTTGCACCCGGGAGGATTTCTCTTTCTGGGACATTCGGAATCACTGCACGGCTATGACACCCCCTTTGTGCAGGTAGCTCCAACTATTTATCGTAAGCCATAGCTCCCATATGGGGCGAAGCTGTTGATTGCCGACAAACGGTGCGGGCAAACAGTCTCATTGATGCGAAAACAACTTTTCCAGGCGACCAGACCGCCACAATTCAAGTTTCCTTTTCCCGACCCCTTGGGAGGCAAGCATCGTGGTCACACAGTATAAAGCGAAAATTCTTGTTGCCGAAGACAACAGAACCAACCGGGAGGTGAGCCTGGCGATCCTGGAAAATATCGGGATACTTGCCGATGCGGTGGCAAACGGTGAGGAGGCGCTCCAGGCATTGCAAGCAATCCAGTACGATCTGGTCCTCATGGATTGTCAGATGCCCGGTCTCGATGGATTTGCAGCGACTCGCCTCATTCGTGACCCGGGTTCCAGTGTGCAGGACCATCACATTCCCGTGATTGCCATGACAGCCAACACCGATACCTCCGGGCAAGCCGAATGTCTGGCCTGCGGTATGAATGATTTTCTTGCCAAACCCCTGTTACCTGAACAGCTTGAGGCAATATTAAAAAAATGGCTCCCTCCCCTCTACCGAGCGGAACGAAAAACCGAACCTGAACCGGGAGAATCAGCTGGCACAGGTTCCCACGACACCTTGATTCCCATCTGGGATCAGGAAGGCATGCATAGTCGGCTCATGGGGGATAAACACGTAGCCTTTATTGTCTGTCAGGGATTTTTACAGGATATGCCCCAGCAGCTTGACAAACTAGAGGACTGCTACCGTAATGGTGATCTGCCAGGGCTGCGACAACAGGCGCACACCATCAAAGGGGCGGCGGCTGTTGTCGGTGGGAGACGCCTGTGGAGTGTTGCTCACACGCTGGAAGAGTTAGAGGAGACCCAAGCAGCTCTTATAGAGCCAGCTGTTGCCCAGATTGTTCGTGAGTTTGACTGCCTGCAAGAGACCATGAGCAAATATTTAGCGTCCTTGAAGGAATCTTGAGGAGTATTTCAATCCATGCGTATTTTTAGCAGCCTTAGTGACCAAGGGGTCCTTGAAACTGACTGAAAATGCGCGGAGGGATGAGACGATGAAAACACTGATTGTTGAAGATGATTTTACCTCGCGGCTGTTACTGCAGGAATTACTCAAAGGATTTGGACCGACCCATATTGCTGTCAATGGCAAGGAGGCGGTGCAAGCCTTTCAAATGTCACTGGAAGCAAAGGCCCCCTATGATCTGATCTGTCTTGATATCATGATGCCGGAGATGAATGGCCAGGATGCCTTGAAAAACATTCGGGCTCTGGAAGAAGAGCAGAATATTTTTTCAACCCAGGGGACCAAAATTATTATGACCACCTCCCTTGATGATCCCCAAAATGTGCTTGAGGCCTTTTCCGGGCTCTGTGATGCCTATCTGGTCAAACCCATAGACAAGGCCAGTCTTCTTAAACGGCTCGATGAGCTTGGGATGCAGTACGAGTAAATGGTCTTAAGATGATGCCTCTCCATGAACGCAAGGCTGTCGCCATCTATCTCAACCCCGCTGAGATAGTAATCGCAGAGGGCCCAGCCACGGTGACGACAGTGCTTGGCTCCTGCGTTTCCGTGACCCTTTTCTCTCCCAAAACCCGCCTGGGCGCTATCTGTCACGCGGTCCTCCCCTGTGGCGAGGAGAAGGAACCGGGGAAATTCGCCAATCAGTCCATAGGTTATATGATTGATTTTTTTAAGGAAAAAAAAATTCGACCTTATGATCTTGTTGCCAAAGTATTTGGTGGGGCAGACATGTTTCCCCTCATGCGCGGCCGTCGTACCCAGGGGACCATCGGCGCTCAAAACATCCAGGCGGCCCTGATGACTCTGGAACTCAGCGAAATTCCGCCTGCGGTGGTGGAGGTCGGCGGGCAACAGGGACGCAAACTTGTTTTTTATACAGACACAGGGGATGTCTACATCAAACGGGTACAAAAAGATCAGTTATCGGCTGCCGAACAGGCAATACTGCTTAAAGAAAAACAACTTCGCTCCGGTCGTCGTTCGTAAGACCACGGCTTAAGGCCCAGGGGAGAATCAATGAATAAACCAATCCGCGTTCTCATCGTTGATGATTCGGCGGTTGTCCGCCAGACCATGCAGGAAATCCTCAACAGTGATCCTGAAATAGAGGTCATGGCCACGGCCAACGATCCTTTTGCCGCTGCCGCCAGGCTGAAAGAGGAAGTTCCCGATGTGATTACCCTGGACGTTGAAATGCCGCGCATGGACGGCCTGACCTTTCTTCAAAAGATCATGAGCCAACACCCCATTCCGGTGGTGATGTGCTCAAGCCTCACCGGTGACGGCTCGGCCAGCGCAATGAAGGCACTGGAATGCGGGGCGGTCGACATTATCACCAAACCGAGGGTTGGGACCAAACAGTTCCTCGAAGAATCGAGAATGCGCATTTGTGATGCGGTTAAGGCTGCCGCCCAGGCGCGATTGCGCAAGTTGAACCGCCCGTCGATAAAACGAAGCCCGAAACTCACCGCCGATGCGGTGTTACCCAACAGAGCAGTCAACTCCAAAGCCATGCTCCAGACCACGGAAAAGGTGGTGGTGGTTGGTGCCTCAACCGGCGGCACCGAGGCGTTGCGTGTTTTTCTGGAGATGTTTCCCGAGGACTCCCCGGGTATTGTCATTGTCCAGCACATGCCCGAGCATTTTACCTCGGCCTTTTCCTCCCGGCTTGACTCCATCTGTCGTATCACGATCAAGGAGGCAGAGAATAATGATACCGTGGTCCGAGGTCGAGCCCTGATCGCGCCGGGCAATCATCACCTGCTTCTCAAACGCAGTGGAGCCCGCTACTACGTGGAGATCAAAGACGGGCCACTGGTTTCGCGCCACCGCCCCTCGGTGGATGTCCTCTTTCGCTCTGCCGCAAGGTATGCGGGCAAGAATGCGGTGGGAGTAATTATGACCGGCATGGGAGATGATGGTGCACGCAGCATGAAAGAGATGTATGATGCAGGTGCAATAACTATTGCCCAGGATGAGGCCACCTGCGTGGTCTTTGGTATGCCGGCGGAGGCAATCAAGCATGGTGGTGTCCATAAGATCATGCCCCTTGAACGAATTGCCCAGGAGGTTCTGCGCCAATGCGATTAAGGGTGCAGGTTTCCACCGGATTTTTCTCACGACGTTTTCTGAGGATCAAACCTGTTGGTAACTGAAGATACCCTGCTGCAAGCCTGCCGGCTGCTCTTCGGAGAAGATGTCCTTGTTGAACGTGGCTTTCTCGACTATCTGCAACCAGGTGGCCTGAAAAACGCTTATCGGCAACGCGCCCGCCAAACCCATCCCGATGCGCGTCCCGAGTGCGACGAGACCGACTTCGAGTGTTTTCATGCGGTTCAACAGGCTTTTTCTCTGCTCAGTGATTTCATTGAACGCCGCGATACAAAGCCCATGCCTCGCATTGAGCCGGTACATTCCCGCATGCGTTCAGCCCGAGTCAATGCCGATTCCTTTGAAACAATTGCCCCCATTATCCTGGAAAGCAGAAACAGAGCTGGCGTTGCTCAGGCAACCATCGACCAGCTTTACCAGGGTCCCCTGCCCCAGCGGAGTCTGCTCTTTGGCCATTTTCTCTATTACTCAGGACTGACCACCTGGAGAACCATCACGACCATTCTTGTGCAACAACAGCGTGGGCGCCCAAGATTTGGGGAGATGGGTACCCGGCTAGGCCTGCTCATTCCTGAAGATGTCAACCGTATCCTTACGTTGAAAACTCCACGCCGCCCCTTTGGCGAGGTGGCGGTTTCCCTTGGCCTGCTGAACCCTCACCAGCGGGAGATGGTGCTGAGCCACCAACGTCGGCATCAGAAAAAATTCGGCGCAATTCTGGTTGAACACGAGTTGATCACCCTCAAAGAGCTGACCACCCTGCTCAATCATTTCCGCTGTCATAACCGCGTCTATGCAAATCCCCCAGTTTGAGCAGTTAACCTCTGGTCCGGTTGTCTTTCCTTGCAACAACCTGTAATATGTTATAATTTCAATAACTTTCACCACCCCATCATCTCGCAGATGAAAAATCTCCTAAAAAATATACTCGTCCCGATTAAGGATATCCAGGAAACCCGGGGCATATTGATCCCCATCGGTATGGAATACCTGCAGATGGTGGTGACCGGGCCGCCCGGAGCCGGCAAGTCCTATTATATCAATCAGATTGGTGGCTGGCCCAATGAGGGGTATATCGATCTGACCCAAAAAAATTGGTGGAAAGACCAGACGCTGATCTACAGGCCTCGGGAAGTGCACCTTGGGATGCCATTTAAGGGTTTTGCTGAGGCCCTGACCGTTTTTGACAAGGAGTGGGTTGAGGCCGAGCCCCCACCGCTACTGGAACCCGCACGCATCAGGATTCCCGGACGGGGCACATCGTTTTTGCAAAAAAACTGGATAAACAGATATGTTTTTGAGTTTCTTCTTCCCTCGCCTGAGAAAATTTTCGAACGTCGACTGAAGAGGCAACACCAGGGGTATTTCCCTGTGGATGTCGGCCTGAGCCTGGAAATGGTTGAACGACAGGTCCAGGCGTATCAGGAAATTGCGCTCTATCTCCACAGGGCCGGGCTGAATATTTCCATTCGTGAATCCTTAAGCGGACCTCCCTGTTATATTGCAGAGAAAGGTGCGGTCTCTGTCCCCGGGTGGTCCATTCCCACCAAGCCGCCACGTCCGAATCTGAACAGTGTCAAGGGCTGGAAACAGCTCCTGGGGCTCAACCGCAGCACCTGGTTCACTATCACTGCTGAACCACAGGCCGTGGTTGAGGTCAGCAGAGTTGCCCATGACGGCAAAACTTTTGAAATGCTCATCGGTGATCAGCGGTTCTATTTCTCACCGGAGATCCCCTTGGGCGTGAAGCTGTCCTCTCTGCGTAAACACTGGCGCATCTCCGCACCGTATGTCTGTGATAGCAGCGTCCCCTTTGGATTTATTCGGATACAGGATGGGGAGACAGTGATACTTGGCCGATCAAATAAAATATTCCGCCATATCCTTCAATTTGACGCATCGATTGCTGAGCGTCATATGGGAATTACCAATCAGCGTGGAGACCTAACCTTTACTCCGTTGGCGCATGAGCATCCGGTACAACTCGTGCGCTCTGACGACATGGATTACAGGGAACGGGTCAAACTGGAGCGTGAAAACGCCTTTTATAGTATCAGGCAGATCTTTGGAGGACCGATCCGGCAAAAATCTGCAACCGAGGCTCTCCAGCTTCTCCAGAATACCATTGACTGCATCACCCGGGATCCTGCCCGTGAGTTTGCCAACTCAGGTCATGGAGGCGCGATCATCCGGCTAAACGATGAAACGATTCCCATTATTGTAGGAGACCTCCATGGCCAGGTTGACAATCTGTTAAAAATCCTCAGTGAGAACTGTATGCTGCGCCACCTCGACCAGAAGGCAGTAACCATCGTTCTCCTGGGTGATGCACTCCACTCTGAAATAGCTGGAGAAATGGAGAAGATGGACAGCTCCATTCTCATGATCGACCTCATTTGTACGCTAAAATTAAGGTTTCCTGAAAATGTTCATTACATCGCGGGCAATCATGATTCCTTTTCAGAAACAATTAGTAAAAATGGTATTTCCCAGGGCCTGTTATTAAAAAAAGAGCTTCTTGATCGTCGTGGAAGAGACTACGTCAACGCCATGGATACATTTTTTTCGAGTCTTCCCTACATTGTTCAGGCAGAGAGTTTTTTTGCCTGCCATGCAGCCCCACCAATTTCCACAGTCACCTACAACGATCTGATCAACATCGCCCAGAATCCTTCACTCATTCGGGAAATTACCCGCAACAGACTGCAACGCCCCCATTACCCAGGCGGATATAATAAAAAGGATATTTCCCGGTTTCGCAAAACCCTGGGGTGTCCCAAAAAAACGCCATTTATCGTCGGGCACACCCCGGTCGATCCCTTTGGCAGTGCCTGGAAGAATGTTGACGGCATAAAAAATCATCATATCATTTACAGCGCCCATCAGGATGGCCCCGCTGTCTTCCAATATATCAGAGGCCAATTTGTTCCGTTACACTACCCTGCTGAACCTCTGACAAAATTGATTAACGGCCTGAGGCCACTGTGAGTTCGATAGGTCGGAGGAAGAGAAGAGGCTTCTCTCCCGAAAAAACATTGACAATTAGTCTGGATTAGGCTTGAAACGCAGGGTACATTGAGGACCTAACAACCCCCAAACGCATAACAGGGCTTTTTGTATCCCCCTTAGGTTTGGATACTATGTATTTGCCCTGATATTATCTGCCTGTCGCCAGCCACAGGTTCTGACGGAAAACACTGCTAAGGAGATCGAGGATTATGCCTATCCGATCTACTACTCCCCTTCCCGGACTTTTTCGACGTTCACCCTTCATTCCGCTTCAGGAACATATGCGCACGGTTTTTTCCTGCATATGTCTCATTCCTGCGCTTTTTAATGCGCTTTATCTACGAGAAGATGAGCAAATTGCAGACCTTGCCGCTCAGATAGATAGCCTTGAAACCGAAGCGGACAAAATCAAGTCTAACTTCCGCCTGAACATGCCCAACTCGCTGTTCATGCCCGTAGCCAGGCGGGACCTGCTGGAGCTGCTCAACGATCAGGATACGCTTGCGGATATAGCCGAGCACATCGCCCAGATAGTGGTCTCCCGTGATATGGTGGTTCCGGATGCCATTAAGACTCATCTTGATGCCTTACTGGATGAAACCATGGAGGCGACCTCAGTAGCCCTGAAAATAATTGAGGAGTTAGACGAACTGCTTGAAGTGGGCTTTGGAGGACGAGAAAAAGAGAAAGTCAGCGCGATGATCGATGATGTCCGCAAGTGCGAGAATAATATCGATAGAATTTTACATAACACCCGCCGGGCACTCTTTGCCGTGGAGGATGAACTGGATCCGGTTTCTGTTATGTACTGGTATAAAATTATAGAATTGGTCGGAGATCTGTCAGATCAATCCGAAAATATTGCTGACCGGCTTTTACTGTTTCTATCAAAATAAGGGAAAAAATGGAAATTATCGCAGCGTACGGGACCATCTTGGTCATCATGGCAGTAGGATTTGGACTGTTCATGACCTGGGGCATTGGGGCAAATGACCTTGCCAATGCAATGGGGACCTCTGTGGGAGCTGGAGCTGTCACTATTAAACAGGCGATTTGTATCGCCATTGTTTTTGAATTTCTCGGCGCCGTTCTCGCCGGCGGGAATGTGACCAAAACCATCAGAAAAGGCATTATTGACCCCAGCAGTATTATTAGCCAACCAGAAATTTTGGTCTATGGCATGCTGGCTGCGCTTCTTGCCGCAGCTTTCTGGCTCATGATCGCCTCTGCTAAGGGCTGGCCGGTCTCCACCACCCATTCCATCATAGGTGCCCTTGTCGGCTTTGCCATTGTCGGGATCGGACCTGAATCTGTAAAATGGGGAAAGATCGGCTCTGTGGTGATGAGTTGGGTCCTCTCCCCGGTCCTGGGCGGAACAATTTCGTATATTCTGGTACTCTCCACTAGAAAATTTATTTTCAACACCGACAATCCCCTGGGGAACGCCAAAAAATGCGCGCCGGTCTATATTTTTCTGGTGGGTTTCATTATTTCCCTTGTCACCCTGTTCAAGGGACTCAAACATCTCAATATCAATTTTTCGTCCG
Coding sequences within it:
- a CDS encoding protein-glutamate O-methyltransferase; translation: MNAVLSPRDFQQLSSLIYTELGIKMPDSKNTMLTGRLGKRLRALGIDSFSKYCEFLFSPKGLEEEMVHLINAVTTNKTDFFREPTHFEYLTSTALGALQQTKRFNSHKPLRIWSAGCSTGEEPYTLAMVLSDVQERTPGFRFQILATDISTRVLQVAKRAVYPMERIQPVSNLHRKKYLLKSREARNPEIRIAPEIRRLIRFGRLNFMDEDFGLPEMVDIIFCRNVIIYFDNETQEKLMRKFSRHLHPGGFLFLGHSESLHGYDTPFVQVAPTIYRKP
- a CDS encoding response regulator, translated to MVTQYKAKILVAEDNRTNREVSLAILENIGILADAVANGEEALQALQAIQYDLVLMDCQMPGLDGFAATRLIRDPGSSVQDHHIPVIAMTANTDTSGQAECLACGMNDFLAKPLLPEQLEAILKKWLPPLYRAERKTEPEPGESAGTGSHDTLIPIWDQEGMHSRLMGDKHVAFIVCQGFLQDMPQQLDKLEDCYRNGDLPGLRQQAHTIKGAAAVVGGRRLWSVAHTLEELEETQAALIEPAVAQIVREFDCLQETMSKYLASLKES
- a CDS encoding response regulator, whose product is MKTLIVEDDFTSRLLLQELLKGFGPTHIAVNGKEAVQAFQMSLEAKAPYDLICLDIMMPEMNGQDALKNIRALEEEQNIFSTQGTKIIMTTSLDDPQNVLEAFSGLCDAYLVKPIDKASLLKRLDELGMQYE
- a CDS encoding chemotaxis protein CheD, which encodes MMPLHERKAVAIYLNPAEIVIAEGPATVTTVLGSCVSVTLFSPKTRLGAICHAVLPCGEEKEPGKFANQSIGYMIDFFKEKKIRPYDLVAKVFGGADMFPLMRGRRTQGTIGAQNIQAALMTLELSEIPPAVVEVGGQQGRKLVFYTDTGDVYIKRVQKDQLSAAEQAILLKEKQLRSGRRS
- a CDS encoding chemotaxis response regulator protein-glutamate methylesterase, encoding MNKPIRVLIVDDSAVVRQTMQEILNSDPEIEVMATANDPFAAAARLKEEVPDVITLDVEMPRMDGLTFLQKIMSQHPIPVVMCSSLTGDGSASAMKALECGAVDIITKPRVGTKQFLEESRMRICDAVKAAAQARLRKLNRPSIKRSPKLTADAVLPNRAVNSKAMLQTTEKVVVVGASTGGTEALRVFLEMFPEDSPGIVIVQHMPEHFTSAFSSRLDSICRITIKEAENNDTVVRGRALIAPGNHHLLLKRSGARYYVEIKDGPLVSRHRPSVDVLFRSAARYAGKNAVGVIMTGMGDDGARSMKEMYDAGAITIAQDEATCVVFGMPAEAIKHGGVHKIMPLERIAQEVLRQCD
- a CDS encoding DnaJ domain-containing protein is translated as MVTEDTLLQACRLLFGEDVLVERGFLDYLQPGGLKNAYRQRARQTHPDARPECDETDFECFHAVQQAFSLLSDFIERRDTKPMPRIEPVHSRMRSARVNADSFETIAPIILESRNRAGVAQATIDQLYQGPLPQRSLLFGHFLYYSGLTTWRTITTILVQQQRGRPRFGEMGTRLGLLIPEDVNRILTLKTPRRPFGEVAVSLGLLNPHQREMVLSHQRRHQKKFGAILVEHELITLKELTTLLNHFRCHNRVYANPPV
- a CDS encoding metallophosphoesterase, which codes for MKNLLKNILVPIKDIQETRGILIPIGMEYLQMVVTGPPGAGKSYYINQIGGWPNEGYIDLTQKNWWKDQTLIYRPREVHLGMPFKGFAEALTVFDKEWVEAEPPPLLEPARIRIPGRGTSFLQKNWINRYVFEFLLPSPEKIFERRLKRQHQGYFPVDVGLSLEMVERQVQAYQEIALYLHRAGLNISIRESLSGPPCYIAEKGAVSVPGWSIPTKPPRPNLNSVKGWKQLLGLNRSTWFTITAEPQAVVEVSRVAHDGKTFEMLIGDQRFYFSPEIPLGVKLSSLRKHWRISAPYVCDSSVPFGFIRIQDGETVILGRSNKIFRHILQFDASIAERHMGITNQRGDLTFTPLAHEHPVQLVRSDDMDYRERVKLERENAFYSIRQIFGGPIRQKSATEALQLLQNTIDCITRDPAREFANSGHGGAIIRLNDETIPIIVGDLHGQVDNLLKILSENCMLRHLDQKAVTIVLLGDALHSEIAGEMEKMDSSILMIDLICTLKLRFPENVHYIAGNHDSFSETISKNGISQGLLLKKELLDRRGRDYVNAMDTFFSSLPYIVQAESFFACHAAPPISTVTYNDLINIAQNPSLIREITRNRLQRPHYPGGYNKKDISRFRKTLGCPKKTPFIVGHTPVDPFGSAWKNVDGIKNHHIIYSAHQDGPAVFQYIRGQFVPLHYPAEPLTKLINGLRPL
- a CDS encoding TIGR00153 family protein, whose protein sequence is MPIRSTTPLPGLFRRSPFIPLQEHMRTVFSCICLIPALFNALYLREDEQIADLAAQIDSLETEADKIKSNFRLNMPNSLFMPVARRDLLELLNDQDTLADIAEHIAQIVVSRDMVVPDAIKTHLDALLDETMEATSVALKIIEELDELLEVGFGGREKEKVSAMIDDVRKCENNIDRILHNTRRALFAVEDELDPVSVMYWYKIIELVGDLSDQSENIADRLLLFLSK
- a CDS encoding inorganic phosphate transporter; translation: MEIIAAYGTILVIMAVGFGLFMTWGIGANDLANAMGTSVGAGAVTIKQAICIAIVFEFLGAVLAGGNVTKTIRKGIIDPSSIISQPEILVYGMLAALLAAAFWLMIASAKGWPVSTTHSIIGALVGFAIVGIGPESVKWGKIGSVVMSWVLSPVLGGTISYILVLSTRKFIFNTDNPLGNAKKCAPVYIFLVGFIISLVTLFKGLKHLNINFSSGQSFALAVVIGLVTATIGWFFVRNVKEDLQRSRDFHFEAVEKVFTPMMLFTACSMAFAHGSNDVANGIGPLAAVVSIISSGGEVMQSSELPLWIMLLGGGGIVLGLLTLGYRVMLTVGKKITELTPSRGFCAELAAAITVVLASRTGLPVSTTHILVGSVLGVGFARGMGALDLRVVLNIIISWLVTLPAGAIMAMFFFFTLKGIFS